One Mugil cephalus isolate CIBA_MC_2020 chromosome 17, CIBA_Mcephalus_1.1, whole genome shotgun sequence genomic window, GGCTGGTTTCTCCTCTCCTGCCGCCGCTTCCTCTGCCTTCGCCTCCTCCGCCTTGGGCTCCTCGGCTGCAGCCTCTTTGGCTCCCTCCTCGGCAGCCTCAGCGGGTTTGGCCtcttcttcagcagcagcagcagtagcatcagcagcagcctcctctgATGCTGCCTTCTCCCCTTCGGCTGGTTCCGCCTCTGGCGCCGCCGCCGCTCCGtcctccgccgcctcctcaGACTCCTTCTTGGTCTTCTTGAAGGAGAAGCCGCTCAGCTTAAAAGAGGGCTTCTTGAAGGAGAAGCGCTTTTTCTTCTGCTTGCCGTCCTCGCTGGTGGACGGAGTGCCCTCCTCTGGCTTGGCAGAAGCCTCTCCGTTCGTGGCCACGGGCTCCTTCTCTCCGTTGGCCTCGGCAGCCTCTACTTTTTCGCCGTCTTCTTTTGGCGCCTCCTCGGTGGGGGTGCTTCCATTGGCCTGCACATCAGCTTTGTTGGCTTCCTCTGCAGCTGGAGAGGCGTCCCCGTTGGTCTTGGCATGGCCATTCTCCTGGAAGAAAACAGCATGAAAATGTCACTCTCTAACATGCACATCTTCATGCTATTTAACTAGAAAGAATCAGACACGTTGATTGCTCATAATCATATGCATATGGACACGTGTGTCCACGACCAACCCTGCAAGATCTGGCGTTAAATTCATAGATTGGTAGCAACCAATAAGAAAAAGCCCTAAAACTGCAGCAACATCTGTTACTAGGAGAGTGACGACAGATCAGCGGCTTCCAGCAGTAGGCTATTTGGTTAAACTGCAGTAAAGCCGGCATCCACTAGGGGGCGTGCAGTGTGGCGTCAATGGAAACGACATaggaatttcttttttttccctcccccctttCTTTTCCCCTATTGCCAACCacagttcattatttttattatttgagttttttccccctcacgccactggttatttttttatatttattgatttgGGGGGTTTTGTCTGCACCACAAAAAGAAACGTGGCTCCTTTCTTGAATCTGGCAACAAAGGCGTGGTTCCGTTTTTAAAATGGCCATGCCACAGAGGAGAGGGGCCACAAACCCCTGCCGCACACATTTCcaccaaatgaatgaaataagcCGCAAAGCCGAAAcaccaccccaaaaaaaaaataaataaaataaaaatctgacgTGAAATTTTCACCACCATGAACCAGTGCAtttttgtttcaaaataaaccaTTTATCTGATGATTAGTTGTGCAGAATTGTAAATTTTAATATTCCCGCAGATCAATTTTAAATATTCACGTATCAAACCCAAAGCCACCTCGATAAAACATCGAGTTTGGAGCAGTTTTTAAGGAACTAAATGGAACAATGCATTCGCCGGTGAAAATGGATACATGTGGCCACTTTCCCTGAATGCCGGCGAGCGTGGTGGGGATGCGCTACAGGGAACATGGAGCACGCCATTGACGCAACACATTGCTAaattgagacaaaaaaaaaatcctctgcgAGCCACTCGCACTTAAATAATTCAACTCTAATTTACCTGTCCGTTTGCCTTCGCTGCGACGGCCGCGCCTTCTGCCGGCTTTTCCACCGCAGCCTCCTCTTTTCCAGCGGTTTTGGATATTTGCGCTCCCATGCTTTTGTTCCAACAAAGGAACCCAACCGatcaaatgaatgaacaaagaCCGCAAGCTTCCTTcccccaaaaaaaatcaagtcaaaCGCCGACACCTCCTTTTCTCGCAAGCCGAGGAATCAGCTCGAAATCAAAGTGACCGCAAAGAGACGCGTAAAAAAAATTTGTAGCGACGCTGCGAAAGAAAATTCTTTCAATTTTTTCCTCGAGCGGAGTTTGTAAATGGAGAAATTGGCCCCGCCGCAAATGAGATGCGGAGTACAACGCCCAAGTCCACCGATGAATGGGCACCGGGGCTATGACGACAAAGCCACACCGTCTCCACCAATCACGAGTCCGGGATCCAACGAGTGGAGGGGGTCGTGGAGTGGGGGGGCCGCGGACAATggaagagacacaacaacatggCCTGAAACTTGTTTTTAGACTTAGGTAGCAGAgacctgtttattttattttaatttttttaatgtttcacgGAGCTTAAAGGTGATTTcaatttcttaaattaaaattaGCAACACATTTACTGATTTAGAAATATAAACATCTGGACATGTGGGCTGCCTCAAACTGAtttactgttttaatgtttgaaaaacGCCCACGGcttcatttcattcttcttcatACATGCAATACATaccccgatcagccacaacattaaaaccactaacaggggaagtaaataacgttgatcttccttgtgacaatacaatgttctgctgggaaactttaggacctggccTTACTTACTCACCTaggcccacctagaccagaccagagcagcccccccccccccccccccccctacccCCTCCgcacgatgcagcctgacacaggcacacatacaAAATGCAACCCACAGGACcgaaagcccccactaacaacatcctgttttcagacaccctcagaagacctgtatccagtctctgatgagtcacagccgGGagaagggagacccacacacaatattaggcaagtggttttaatgttatgcctgatcagtgtttaaTGTATATTCTACAGCTAAAACAGAACccagctgaaatgtgtttggtGTAAACAGCTGCAATATCTGGCACAATCTGGCTTATCAAAACAACGACGTGCATTTGCATGGCTTAAATAAGCCTAGCTTAGCCACTGTCATGTTATATCATCAAGACAACCTCCTGCCATATGCCCCACTCAGTAAACAGACAACCATAAAGCCTCAGTGCCCACAGCTCCCCTCATCCTTCCTCTTGCATAATAGTGTCTTGTCTGCTTGTTGCAGCTGGAGCATCCCAGTGACCCAGATATAATGAGAGTTTAtggctttctgctgctgctgccgcttcCTGCTCCGGCAGCCTGCAGTGCTCTAACTCCACCACCAGCTACAAGTCTCCTCTCGCTGCCATCACTGCATGACCCACATCTCCATGGTTACCAGTCCAAAATGGCTGCAAGGAAGAATGAGCTTCTTCAGCGAGCATGACTCCTGGTCGCGGGGAGGCAGGGCGAGCGTGAAATCAAATACACGCAGCAGCAGTTCGAGGATTAGGGTGACCGCTTTCTCCGgtgctccctccctccgccgGGCAAACTAGGCCGCGttcattgtgtcattgtgaTATTCTGATTATATGCAAAGCTGTCATTATTGTGGTGAGAGTTTATGAATATGTAAACTGTGGGACAAAGCCCCTAGGGCCATGGAGTGTTTTCcaataaaggaaaacaaaaggccTTTTTTGCCATTAAAGTgagacattaaaaataactgtttGTGTCAGCAATTGGAAACAATTGagacaattaaatattttacatgcataaacttacattttaaaataatttacagtAAGAAATTGAGTGAACAAATCTATTTTGCTACCAACTCTGCTCTGGCTCGttgatttacttctcctggttGAAAATACGTTACACTTGAATAGGTCTGCAGATGGCATCCAAGTTCCAAAAGATTCAGGTCAATAAAATACCTCCCATATATTTCATCTTCCAATGAATTAGCAAAATAAGGCTGAAAGGATTTGCTCATGAACTGACAATAAGGGAAGCCCATAAAGATAGAGAAATATTTAATAGTTGGGTTAATTGTTcaagtaattatttttaataatcacTACTTGTTCCAGTTTCCGCGCTGCTATTTTAAGACTCCCCGTCAGTTTTGTGTTATCATTATTTGAGCATGTTTAAATTTTGCATGGCTGACATTTGACGGTGTCACGTTGCTCTCTGGGAAAGCGGCGCAGCAAATCAGTCAAGTCAGCGGTGACTCAGGCGGCAGAGTGGGCTGAGATTAATAATAGTGTCGGTGGTTTTGCTCCCAACTCCTCCACATGTCAGGTTGTACTTGAGACTGTTACATCACAAGTCCTCCATTAAATCTGGAAAGGTGGAGATGATTGGATAATTGATGATGAGGATTTTCATTCTTCCGCGCTCTTAACTAACAGTCTGGTGAGAAGGCCTGTTGTTAAGCAGAAGGAGGTCAAAAGTCAACACTGTGAATATGGTTTAAGTCGCTGTAAATCCCCACAAATTATTAAAGAAGTAACATATTTGATTCTGTAGTTTGATTTATTGAATTAATTCAATACACGTTTTACTCTGCACACACAAATCGCAGGCGGAACTGTTTTACAGATGAAGTGACTACTGATTATGTTAACGTcgagaaaaaagttaaaaaaacataGAAGAAGATTTTATTGATGATATCAGGAttcaatatttattatttgtcacaTGTGTGGTGTAAagatgcagcagcagtgaatgtGACACTGCAATGGCCAATGCTACACAATAAAGTTACAAGTTACTTATTTGTTATTAGTCACATAGACATCCACTGGAAACTACTGAATATAGCTGTATACTACAAATGTGGCACAGAGACCCAAAGGTTTGTGTATATTTCCTCATGTGACTCTTAAtaactacaataataataaccaacCCACATATTTATTCACCAGCCCACCTACACTCAATAGGCATATTTGCACTAGCAAATGCTATTTTTTTCACGTCACCAGTTCAAATTAATTTGTGTACTACTGTGTcctttattgtatatattgtattttatggtGTAtagctgcttgttttttgttgctatAGTTTCTATTTTCATTGCCCCCAAACCAAGAGCTTTCaaattgtattttgtttgtcaccagacaatgacaataaaaacttcttatttttattctttaatcaTAAATTGAGTctaatctttctttctctgaattAACCTGCTTTAGAAACGTGTGTTCCTGAATCGCATTTAAAGACCTATTAGGGGAAACAGTACGGAGGAGCCTTAAATGacttgaacaaaaacaaaaaatttgcCAACCTTGCCCTGTTTTTCAGTCAGTCCAAAGACGGGGCGGTGCCCCCGCTACACATTGTAAACTATGATTGGAGGGAACTGCTGTCTTTCAACGCTCTCCGGTCGGCGAGCATCCGCATCAGCAGGACGCAATCACGGCTGCGTCAAGACAGCCAGACACAAACCGGAAATAAACTCAGAATAAGctgatcaaaataaaaccacgCGCGATCCGAATTCTTTACATATTGATCGGCAGCGTTAATCGTGATGTTACTGACACATATGAGGTGGGGCCATTTAAGTTTAAACGAGTATAATTAAACCTGGTTCGCTTTAAATGTTCGTTATCTTTGTTTTGTGGAGTTTACAAAAGgcacaaagttttattttgaaagcgcTATCCGGAAGCGGTGTTTGTTGTTGCGGGGAGCTTGACGGTCAGTCGCCACCGTCATCATCTGTACACACGGCGGCGACAGGAGCTCCTGAATCGGCAGGGACGGTGTCTCCCACCGCTattctctccgtctccccctctccctgtgtttgtgcGCGAAGAAAAGAGCCTGACAGGGATCAGAAAAACATCCGCGGATTTCCCCCCTCGCGAAAGAAACTCTGGAAACTCCGATGGATTAAATCTGATTTATCTGCGGTAAGCacgctttgattttttttttcccttcttgtgTTGAATTTCAATTGGTGCACTCGCCTTGTCCCCTATTTTGCGCCGTGAATTCATCtcgggagagagacagaggggagcAGATGAATAACACATATTTGAGTCGCTGCAATCCAGCCCGTCGACACTCCAGCCCTTTCTGCAGGTGTAAGCTTCATCTGATGAACTGATAAGTTTACACTGCGAAGAGTGAGACGGGGGAGGCAGGGAGCGACGGCGGCGTTGTAATTGTGGATGATGTTTTGCAGTGAGAGAGGGGGGCTCTTGTGTTGCTGCAGGGATGGATGCGCTGCAGAACGGAGCTGACCACTGAGGCCatgcaaagcacacacacatgataaACGCCACGACGGCCTGCGAACGAGCTGCCACCGATTCACCTCCCGAACCCGTATGCGTAAAGCTAAATTCCACCGCTGTTAAATATCAAATCAAAGCTGCCTCCGCGCGATGCGTCTGGAGGTGCAGCCATCCATCTTGTAGGCAAACACTGGGGACGATGCGCCGTGTGGCTAACCCTACGTGGGCAATAAGTTGGGCGCtagtttgtgtgttggttggCATCCCGAAGCTCTCGTTGATCAGCCTGTCCGCTAGTGACTGCTCAATTCCTGCGTaaaatctttaattttaatgaagGGAGCTGCATATTGTGGCTCACAGGTCTTGTGTATTTCCTCCCTGGCTCTGTCCATACAGCTCAACCTACATACAGGCACACAGAGGCGTGTGTACATACTCAGCAAAGTCTATTGATTGCTTTTAAAGTAATTCAACTGGTgatcattttcatgtttatgcTACAGCAACTCAACCAGTCCATCTGTACAAAACTGTTCAGAATCCATTTTGACAACTGATTAAGTTAACTTTTTGGAgatttggaaagtttgtgaTCTGAGCTGTTGATCGCCCGGCTACAGCTCAATCAATCATGAAATATGTCAAAGCACAGTCAATTGATTAACCCTGACGCGCGTGGTAGTTGGTTGTGGTTGTAAAGCGGACGGGCAGTTAATGGTGAGGTTGGTTCTTTGTTTCTAGCCTTATGTCTACATGCAAAAGTGTCATTGAGCAAGTCACGGAGTTGGACTTGATACCTCTGAGCCGTAtgtgtttggtttaaattaatttaacataatgaGAAGACATCTCAtaagctgctgtttttgttgttgttgtttgtcctgCGTCTTCTCATTGACTAATAGTTGCAGCGCTGCACACAGCGTTTGCACTCTGCGTGGCTTATGCATTGGTTTGCACTTTCCATCAACTCAAGTGTGATTAAGTTGAACTAGAAACCTTCCAACCTCCATGGCTGTGTACCCACCACATCATTATTTCCATTGGATTCTCAAGATTGACCATTGCTCTCCACTGGCACGAGATTTGGAAAGAATAATTTAAATGCACGAGTTCCGACTGTGAGGCAGAAGCAACAtgaaatctggaaaaaaaaacataatttttctCTAATTATTCCTGCTTGGAAGTGCTCATCTGCGAGACAGACACCTCACGGACTGAGTGgacatttatttacagtggGCTCTCTGGTTTAAATACATGACTCAACGTACTCAGCAGTGAACGATGTGACACTCAAACACAGTTAGCCTTAAACCCACATGCTGTATGAAGCTCAGCTGTGGGTTTTATAACCAGCTCTGTTCATTCAGTCCACGAAGAATGCTTTGAAAGCCCCAACACTGCATTTCATTGTGCACATAATCTTGTAGAGTGAAATGTGGCCATTGTCTTGTTGTTGATACACTGAATGAACTCAGTTGTCTGCAACAAGCAAATGTTGTAACTATTCAGAGAATGGCAGCCATAAGGAGGAGATTGCCAGCGTTGCGCCCGAACCCAGTAAACGAAGCAGTGGGTTTCGCACGCATTCAGATGGCACACAACTGAAAACGATCCTCTTTTGGTCTTTGTTGCACGAACAGAAAGTTGGATTTTGGAGCTGAATGCTGTCACTGTGGGAGGGGTGTGGGAGGTTTGACCTTGTTTTGTGCCATGTCAATGATCTGAGTGTAAAGGGACCCCTCATTTCCAATTAAACAGGGCTGCCTTGTTTAAAGCTGTGTTGAATTGCAAAATGATTGTGTTCCAGGGGGATTTGTGGGTTCACTGAGGTTAAATTATTACGTCTTGTAGATGTAATGACCAGCTGAGCACAAAAGGCTCGGAACTCGGCCTTTTTTATTTAGCTGGATCTTTGCATCTCTAGTACAGAACAGAAATAACATAAGCTTGTTATGGTTTAGGTCAGGGGTCTTAAACATTTTCAGCttaaggacccccaaactgatggagagataaagtagggaccccctacataCTATATGcgtttactaaaatatgttggaatcaggttaatgtgtatttcaagacGTTCTAATCAACCCCattaggggtcacggacccctcgttgaagacctatggtttaggTGGTGCGCTCCTATTTAGTTGGAAACAACAATGAGCAACTCAAGTCCCTGGTTTGGGCTCGTTGTGCGTGGCAGTAAACTTTATGCTACAAGCCCCtgtcaaacacatttatacaaTGCTACATACAACGCTCTCTGTATTTCGCAGTATACCATACTTTTTTAAATCTGGTGATATTCCTGTGCTGGTTCACCCAGAAATCAGTGATTGCAAGGTGGAGCAGCTAGAGCAGGGATAAGGCAGCTAGGAGTATGCTACTAGAAGAAGAAGTTATGAATATAACCTAGGTTCTACGAATTCGCTGCTGGAAGAGTGAAATAGATTTTAGGAGGCGTCCAAGACAAGTGTCTGATGTTTCAgataaaaaaggaaactttcAGAGGAAGGATCACAGTCTAAAAAAGAAAGGTCTTGCACTTGGGTTACCACTGGGGCTCGTTTACCttgaaaaccactgaaagaaaaagaaggaatcGTAGGCTGTAATTATATGttatatgtacacacaaacTAACGAAGGATGAAATAAAGGTTTTCCACCGCATagccttaatttttttttttgcaatttggACTGAAAGGCAGATCCAATTGTAGTATTAAGTATAAGGCAAGAGCACACTTTAATCCCCGTCCAAAGCGTTATTAGAAAAACTCTAAATGGGTATGAAATGGAAATAGATGCAGAATAAGAATAATCAAATTCAGTAGAAGCTAAGCTACAGAATTAGTTTAAGTTCATCGATCTGTTGTTCAGTTTATAGATGGTCCAAAGTCTCTGAGAAATGCTCGTTACGCCGCATAATTTCACAGAGCTCAAGGTGAAAATCCTGCTTTCATaataactgaaaataaaaactgaaaataatcaaATCCTCTGATTTTACAAGTGGcaatcagaaaaaaaggtttctggTTGATCAACCtgttaaaaaaagtaatatgcCATtcaattaattgttttttttttcattaaatctATTAGTAATCAAGTAGTTCAATAGACGAAACAGGTGCTTTTGATTATTTAATTCTCACACGGtcagttttgtttctctgtaacGGAAAATCAGACGTTTTCtccggcctgacagactgtctCCTGTTTAATCCATCAGTTACACTGCGTGACCCTGACatgtttgtcctttttaaatTAGTGTATTGATTGCAGCTTTACTATAAATGACCCAGTATCTCATTATGGCTTCCAGCGCTGTCAGTGTCATTATAGATGATTAACACTTGTGCCTGCACAGCATCAAATATAAAGGGCGTCATTTTGGTAAATTAATTTCCCACTGAGCCCGGTGGTTGGGGCCGATAGTAGCAGCATTGACCTGTTACTGGGCGTTGGGATAATATTGACTTCTCCGTGTCTCTCTGTTTTATGAGAAAGAGAGTCTCACTGTGGCTGCAAAGCGCATTCAACGAATCAAAAGGAGGAGGTTTGATATGATGGCCCCGAGTAGCTGTGAATTTCTGTGCGAGTCCTCCCACTCATTTATCATCTCTGCCTTTTGctattaacttttctttttttttcaaaacacatttcatagCTACGATCctgtcccccccaccccaccccgtaGGACCTTCCCCATCACACCATCCTCTCTGAAGCAAGCTGTTCAAGTTTTAGGTCTGAAAATAGCTTCATGATTGTTCTTGCGCAGGCTGAGGTGGTCATGCGATACCCAGGCTGTGCCGTGGAAAAGGAACAAGCCCCGCGGCTGCGATGGCAtcgtctgcttttttttttttttagtggggGGGCGGGCGGGTGGAGAGAAGTTGCGCCGCGGGTCAGGATGGCgagcatgtgtctgtgtgcgagaTGAGGGAGAACGCAAACTTAAAATCATCACACTGAGAAGGTTTGTCTCGACATTTTCCGATGTGATACGTGGTGTTGACTCATGCATGTAATTGAATGACAGAACAGTTGTCTCTTGGATCTGAGAGACTGTGATGAACGGCTGTGTTATGATGCTATGAAAACATGGTAAGCCGCTCATCAGTGACTATTCCATTCATTTAAAGGACAGTTTTTTCTCTTGTCTGCTGATGGTGGACTGCAGTCACAACACAGACACGATTCGTGTCACAAAATGAAGCACATACGGCACCATATAAACAATACACACGGCCTTCATTTAATGTACACAAATGGTTACAGATATGTTAAAGCTGCAGCCGCACCCGGCCTTTTTACTTGAAGAGCAAGGAGATTTTCTAAATCCCCGCAGGCAGCACAACGACACGAGATCTCCCCTCATTTACTCTGATCCCTGCAGGAGCGGAGGCAGTGCTATTTCAATCACTGTAGTTAAAGAGAAAATCCACgggaaaaaacacactgtaCCTGTTTTATTCCAGTCTCAGGCTCAGTTAATACTTTCATGCAGTTTGCACCAAAGTGGCGGAATTATTCACTTTGTGTTGAATATGCAAGAGCCACATTTTCTATTGTAATTTtgacgttttattttgaaataactCTGAGAAGTTGTGCTGCATCTGCAGTAAAACAGTCTATTAAATGAAAATCACAACATCCCAAACAATGAAAGACTACCTCAACTTTGTCATTCATCACTCTTGCTTATTgcaattattttatcattattattattcctgcaCCTTtgtaacagaaacacattgttCTGTTGTTATCAGCATCTCCTCACTTATTGGccccaagtggccatttgaggaactgcaccTTTTGGCACCGATATTTCTATATGCGGGTTTGCTCCTTGATTTTACTCTAAATAGAATTTAGCCTAAAAATAAGTTGTTATTTCAGCAAATCTGCTGTAAGGGAAAGACCGATGCTGGAAATACCAGAAGATtgaagataaaaatataaatgccaAAGAAGATTATTTGATATCTCAAGGATTACTGGAAAGGCAGCAGCGCTCCCTCTTGTATTTCTGTCTGTGGTCTTGGCTTGTGTTGAGCTTATACTGTAATGCTACCGCTGggctcatttcttcttcttggtatTTTATGGGGTTTTATCGGCAGTAATGAATCACAGtgatctctttctctctgcagtggCTCCCTTCCTCTGTAAGTTTAAGCAGAGTGCGGTACAACATAGAGAAAATAGTGAAATCCTGCACGCAGGAGGTGAATTCTGTACTTGGTAGgcgtttgttttctgtttcagattCGCACACTGCCTCCTGGTATTTTTGGGGCCGCAGGTAACAAAGCAGAGATTTGTACTTGTCATCTGCTTCGGCGATTTCCTATTATTGCAGCCTGTTTACAGAGATGAGAAGCagagatttgaaaagcagcacaGCTGAGATGGTTTGGTAAATGGAGTATGCCGCGAGAAATGTACTTGTGTTTGGCATCCAACTGTGTACATGTTGCCTCgctacatttttgtttttttaaagcacaaaataaatagcAGAAATGTATCTGTCATTACTCCACAGTTTAATCTTGTGATCCTTTAGACCTCAGATTTAGCTACTTCTGAATTAAACTACCCGGCGGCATCTAAAGCAGATAAGCTATCCTGCCCTTTGACCCACCCCAacaatgaaatgttatttactgatgCTACTTCTGCAGTTTGAACAATCAAATGATATGTGAGTATAATTTAGAAAACATTAAACTTAGAACGTAGTTTGCATCCATTGGATCCTTACTTGAGTGAAAGCAGTTGGAAGTCCAGCATCATGTCATCATTGCAATGCTGGACTGACCACTCcctgaaaataacttttttttttagtcatttagACGCAATGAGCTTTCAAGTGACATGAATTTCATCCTCAACTACATACGGAGCTTAACGTTGCCCGTAGGGTGTAGCTTTTCTCATAGTATGCAGCAAAGTGACACATctgtttgcacttttttttttcctacatagGCATTTGAGGGCATTTCGCTAGTAAATGTAAAACAGGCCCTAAAGAACTTTGGACATGTACTGTGTAACTTTGCTTATAACCATTAAGCTCGTTTCTGCTTATTCTGGGAAGCAAAACCCAAGAAGTGATCATCATTATTTGGACCTAACTGAAAGGGAAAACTCTCTTTTTCCCAAATCGATTACGTTCATTTTTGTGAGGCGCCACCTGATAGTCGACTTGTTGTACATGGATATCTTTATCTTTACGGATAATGGTAGCGGGATGGTTTCCCTTGTCCTCcgtctgctgcagctctggcATTCGCCCCAAGCGCcacctctttctctccatccacAGACAGACACTGTAAACAAGTATGTTTCCAATTAGCTGTCTCTGAAGTCAGCTGGCTGCTAGCGCCGATGAAAGACCAGGCTGCTGTCAGCGGCCCTTTCctagctgctgctctgctcgaAAAACCGGCTTCATGAGCTTCCagcgctttaaaaaaaaaaaaaaaaaaaagggggccacGGTGAGCCGAAACGTTCATTAGCTTAACTGGGTCTGTAAAGTTGGTGGGGCTCTTTTTAATTGACAAAGCAGATTGCCTCACTCATTACAGAATCTGGTTTAGCTTTGCTCTAGTGAGGCCAAACGCTCAATCAGTCCCCCTCATGAGACGCAGCGTAGAGCCAGGGAGCGGTTTccctctgctctgtggagccatagtgt contains:
- the marcksb gene encoding myristoylated alanine-rich protein kinase C substrate b; its protein translation is MGAQISKTAGKEEAAVEKPAEGAAVAAKANGQENGHAKTNGDASPAAEEANKADVQANGSTPTEEAPKEDGEKVEAAEANGEKEPVATNGEASAKPEEGTPSTSEDGKQKKKRFSFKKPSFKLSGFSFKKTKKESEEAAEDGAAAAPEAEPAEGEKAASEEAAADATAAAAEEEAKPAEAAEEGAKEAAAEEPKAEEAKAEEAAAGEEKPAEASPAGSETAASPEAAATAE